GGGGGCGGACGGTCACGGTATTGGCGGCTTGGACATTGCCGATGCCTTCCAGCCAGACGGGCAGGTCCTCGCTGGTGACTTCCGCGATCACCACGGGCACCTCTTGCGGGCCGCGCTGGCCCTGTGCCGCGCCTTTGGCGGCCGAGTTCACGCGATTCCGCACGACGTAGGCGGATGCCGCGGACAGGCCCAGCAGGGCGATCAGAAACCAAGAGACTTTCTTCATGAACAGGGAAGCTTACGGATGGACAAAGGCATCGATAGCACGGGAACCGGCCGGATGCGTGTCGGGTTGCTGGGTTTATCGTCGCGAATTGTCGCAACACGGAAAGTGCCGACACAATTTGCGACAATTTTTTGCACGCTCCTGAGGATCAAGCTGCGATGGTAGCTCCGACGAGGAATGGAGCCGACTCCGCACATCGCCGTGGTGGACGACCACCGGGAAATCCGTGAGCTGCTGGTGCGCTATCTGGGCCAGCACGGCTACCGGGTGAGCGCTGCTGGGAGCGCAGCGGAATTCCGCGCCCAGATGGAGCGGGGAGAGGTGCCGGATCTGGCGGTGCTGGACATCATGATGCCGGGGGAGGACGGGCTTTCGCTATGCCGCCACCTGCGGTCCACGAGTCCGCTGCCGGTGATATTCCTGACCGCGATGGCCGAGGATACAGAGCGGATCGTGGGGCTGGAGCTCGGGGCGGACGACTATTTGGTGAAGCCCTTCAATCCCCGGGAGCTGCTGGCCCGGATCCGTGCGGTACTGCGCCGCTCGAGCGGGGGCGCGACGAAGGAGGAGCCGCTCGCGAAGGGAAGCAGCGTGAAGTTTGGCGACAAGGTCTTCGACATGACCCGGCATGAGGTCACGGGCCCCGACGGGGTGGCCGTGCCGCTGAGCACGGCGGAGTATCGCTTGCTCTGTGTCTTTCTGGAGCATGCGGGAAAGGTGCTCAGCCGGGATTCCTTGCTAGACCTGACCAGTGGTCGTGAGGCGGAGGTCTGGGATCGCAGCATCGACAACCAGGTCAGCCGCTTACGAAGGAAGATCGAGGAGGATCCGAAGAATCCGATGCTGATCAAAACCTATTGGGGCGATGGCTATTGCTTCACTGGAAAGGTGACACCGGCATGAAGCGCTTCTGGATGCGAAGCCTGACCGGGCAGTGGATCACACTGATGCTGCTGGCGCTGGCGCTTTCGCAGGTGCTGTTCCTAGCCATTTATCGGGGGGATCAATTGCGGACAGTCTTCCTTTTGCGGCGAGATGAGTTTTTGGCGCGGGCGGCCTCGGTGGCGCGCTTGCTGGATGCCGCGGAGCCGACCTTGCATCCGGGGATTCTGGATGCCGCGAATACGGTGGCGGTCCGCTATTGGGTAGGAAGCCGGCCGGAGGGGGATCCGCTGGCTTGGGAGGAACAGGCACGTGCGAGGCTGATGGAGTCGACGCGTCCGCCACCGGCCGATGATCTGCCGCTGCAGGCCGGGGTGAAGTGGGAAACGCTGCCGCTCGAGGAGTGGAAGGGTGGCTCGCCCGCAATGCTGGTGCATCTGCCGGATTGGAATGGTTTCGGACTCGCAACGGAGATCGGCGAGGGAAGATGGCTGAACGCGGTCTATGCGAAGCCGGGTTCTCCGGTGGGGCCACCGGGGTCCTATTATGTGTCGATGGCGATCACCGCGGTGCTTCTTTGCGTGGTGACTGCCCTGATTGCTAACCGGGTTGGCAGGCCATTGCGCCGTCTCACCGATGCGGCGGAGAAGCTCGGGCGCGGGGAAGAGACCGATCCGCTGCCGGAGGATGGGGCTGATGACATCCGGCGCACGGCCACGGCTTTCAACCGGATGCAATCGCGGCTGAAGCGCTATGTGGAGGATCGCACGGGGATGATGGCGGCGATCAGCCATGACCTGCGGACGCCGATCACTTCGCTGCGGTTGCAGGCGGAGTTCGTGAGTGATGATGAGACGCGCGACAAGCTGGTGGCGACGCTGGATGAGATGAAGGCGATCACGGAAGCGAGCCTCGCCTTTGCCCGTGAGGAAGCGGCGTCGGAAGCGACGCGCTCGGTGGACATGGAGGCTTTGTTGGAGAGCCTCTGCGAAGATCTTTCGCAGCTAGGCTGGGAGGTGGAATTTGTCGGAAGCGAGGCGATGCCCTGGCGCTGCAGACCGGATTCGCTGCGTCGTGCCCTCAGGAACGTGATCGAGAACGCCGTGCGTTACGGGGGCGAGGCGACGGTAAGCATGAAGCTTGGTGCGAACGCGCTGGAGATCTTCGTGGATGACGATGGTCCGGGGATTTCCGAGGCGGATCGGGAGCGGGTGTTTGCGCCCTTTGTGAGATTGGAGAGTTCCCGGAACCGGGCGACGGGCGGGACAGGGCTTGGCTTGCCGATCGCGCGGACGATCCTGCGGAATCACGGGGGGGATTTGGTGTTGGCGAACCGGAAGGAGGGAGGGCTGAGAGCGGTCCTGCATTTGCCGCGGGATTGAGGCTCGCCTCCTACCATGGCCCGGCATTCCTGCGACTGCGGCCGAACAAACAAAAAAGCCGCCCGGCATGACACCGGACGGCTTTTTCAAATGAGGTCTGGTCCTTTCGGAATCAGGCGGCTGCCTTCTTCTCGAGGGCGGCCTTCGCTTGGGCGATGATCGCGGAGAACGCGGCTGCGTCCTTGACGGCGATGTCCGCGAGGATCTTGCGGTCGGCTTCGATGCCGGCTGCATTGAGACCCTCAATGAAGCGGGAGTAGGTCAGGCCTTCGTTGCGGGTCGCAGCGCTGATACGCTGGATCCAGAGACGACGGAACTGGCCCTTCCGCTTCTTGCGGTCGCGGTATTCGTAGGTCATCGCCTTCCGGACCGCGTCCTTCGCGTAGCGGAAGAGCTTCGAGCGGAATCCGCGGAAGCCCTTGGCGCGATGAAGGACACGCTTGCGACGGGCGCGGGAAGCCGGGCTGTTGGTTGCGCGTGGCATTGTATCGTTTCGGGTCGGACAGGCCGTTGGTTATTCTTTCCTCCCTCAGTCTCGCTTGTCCGGTGGTACCCTTGCGGGTCAGGCTGAGATGGAGGCCGTCCGAGGCGCGGACGGGGGCGCGGTTTGTTGCTTCAGCTTAATGGAACGGAAGGTTTTCCTTCACGTTCTTGATGTCGGCATCGGACACAAGTGCGGCGCTGGTAAGGCTCCGCTTGCGCTTACGGTTCTTGCATTGGAGCAAGTGCCGGGCGCCTTGCTTCCGGCGCAGAACCTTACCGGTTCCTGTCACCTTGAATCGCTTGGCAACAGCCTTTCGAGTCTTTGCTTTTCCTGAGACGCGTGGCATGGGGCGGCGAAACTAGGGGTCGGGCCCGGCTTGGCAAGGCAAAAGTAGCTCGCGGCGGGGAAAAGCGGCTCGCGGGCCCGCGCTCGCATGAACAGTATCCGGGGCTTGACCGGGATGGGAAGTCCCGGGTTTCCTCCGCGCCGTGGATTCGGTCACGCAGGCGGCGCTGGGCGCGGTGATGGGGGAGCTGGTGCTGGGGCGCCAGCTCGGGCGGCGTGCGATCGGGTGGGGAGCGCTCTTCGGAACGCTGCCGGATCTGGACGTGATTTTTTCCCCGGTGCTGGATACCGCCCGGACCCTCGCCTTCCACCGGGGCATTTCGCACTCGATCCTGCTGATGGTGGTGGTCTCGGTCTGGTTGGCCAAGCCGCTGGCCCGGCGCTGGAAGAAGGACAAGGTGACGCCGCAGCGGGCCGGGCTCTTCGTCTTTCTGGCGTGGAGCACCCACGTGCTGATCGATGTTTTCACGACCTACGGGACGAAGGTTTTTTCACCCTTTTCGGGGTATCCGGCCTCGTTCGACAACCTGTTCATCATCGATCCGGTTTTCACGATCCCGCTGGTGGTGGCGGTGGTGATCGGGCTCTTCGTGAAGCCGAAGGAGTGGAAAAAGGGCAAGGGGCTGCGCTCCGCTTGGTGGTGTCTGGGGGTGAGTTGCTTCTACGTGGGGCTGAGTTTTTGGGCGAAATACGCGGTCGGGAAGTCGATCGAGGGGGATCTCGCGCGGCGCGGGGTGGCGTGGCAGCGGAAGATGGAAGCGCCTACGCCCTTCAACATCATTCTATGGCGGGCCGTGATCGAGCGTCCGGGGGAATTCTGGATCGGGTATCGTTCGATCTTTGATTCCTCCGAAGTTCCGGTGCGCTGGATCGTGGTGCCGAAGGGCGAGGATGCCATGGCGACGCATAAGGAGCAGCGCGAGGTGAGGACGGTGCTGAATTTCTCAAAGGGTTGGTGGATTGCGCGGAAAGTGCCCGGGGGCGTGTGGATCGCGGATCTGCGTTTCGGCGAAGGGCGGGCTTGGGATGACAAGGGTTTGGCGCTGCGTCCGCGGTTTGCGTGGAATTTCCAGGCGGAAGATCAGAAGGACCGCCTCCATTTCCGGAGTCCGGATGCGCGTGGTGGCTCCGAGATGCTGCGACGGATGGTGCGCCGGGCGATGGGTGAGACGGCGGCGTGGGAGAGCTCCACGGATGCCGGCCCACGCTTGATCGGAAACCCGGGACAGGCCGCAGTTTATGATCCGACGGCGGGTGCGGGGCTGCAGGAATACCTAGCAGAGCATCGCTGAGGCGGTGACGAAATGGGCACCCGGACTGTTTGGTCTTAGGGATTGATGCGCCGGACGATCCTGGCGATTTTATCCTCTGATGAAAGACGTCTGTTTCTCCCCGATTTCCCGCAGGCGCTTTCTAGCTGCGGGCGGTGCTTGGCTGGGTGCCGGTCTGTTTGCCGATGCTGCGGCGGAGCGCCGAGGGAAGACGGTATCGATCCTGCATACCACCGACCTGCACGGGCACATCCTGCCGACGGTGACCTATGACGGGCTGGGTGATGTCGGGGGGCTTGCGCGCTGTGCGACGCAGATCCGGCGCTGGCGGAAGGAGTTTCCGGATTCGCTGCTGGTGGATATCGGCGACGTTTATCAGGGGACGGCCGTGGGCCTGAACAGCGGCGGCAAGCTGATGATCGAGCTCTTCAACAAGCTGGGCTATGATGCCTGGGTCTTGGGGAACCACGACTTCGATTGGGGGCGTGAGATTCTGGAAGGGGCGCTCGCGCTTTCGACACCCGGTGTTCTAACAGGAAATCTCCGCGTGGATGGGAAGGCGGCGGGCGACGCCGCGGGCGTCTGGCAGAAGGTGAAGCCGTGGGCGATCCGTGAAGTGGGTGGCTTTCGCATCGGACTGGTGGGCGTGATTACGCCGGGTCTGCCTTTCTGGCTCACGCCGAAGACCCTTGGAGGAGTGGAAGCGCTCAATCCGGTGGAATCCCTCCGCCGCAGCGTGGCAGAGATGAAGGCGGAGGGAGTGGATGCGATCGTGGTGCTGGGTCACATGGGCTGGCGTGCTCAGGATGACTTTGCCAATCCGATCCGTGAGATGCTTGGCGCGGTGGAAGGAGTGGATGTTTATTTGGCCGGGCATTCTCACCAGGATCAGCCGTCGTGGATGACGGGGCGGGTGCTGTGCTCGCAGGCGAACTACTATGGCATCCACTGCGGTCGCGTGGATCTGA
This portion of the Luteolibacter luteus genome encodes:
- a CDS encoding response regulator — encoded protein: MEPTPHIAVVDDHREIRELLVRYLGQHGYRVSAAGSAAEFRAQMERGEVPDLAVLDIMMPGEDGLSLCRHLRSTSPLPVIFLTAMAEDTERIVGLELGADDYLVKPFNPRELLARIRAVLRRSSGGATKEEPLAKGSSVKFGDKVFDMTRHEVTGPDGVAVPLSTAEYRLLCVFLEHAGKVLSRDSLLDLTSGREAEVWDRSIDNQVSRLRRKIEEDPKNPMLIKTYWGDGYCFTGKVTPA
- a CDS encoding bifunctional metallophosphatase/5'-nucleotidase, whose translation is MKDVCFSPISRRRFLAAGGAWLGAGLFADAAAERRGKTVSILHTTDLHGHILPTVTYDGLGDVGGLARCATQIRRWRKEFPDSLLVDIGDVYQGTAVGLNSGGKLMIELFNKLGYDAWVLGNHDFDWGREILEGALALSTPGVLTGNLRVDGKAAGDAAGVWQKVKPWAIREVGGFRIGLVGVITPGLPFWLTPKTLGGVEALNPVESLRRSVAEMKAEGVDAIVVLGHMGWRAQDDFANPIREMLGAVEGVDVYLAGHSHQDQPSWMTGRVLCSQANYYGIHCGRVDLTFDLESRKLIDRRAFTVLMDSRFDFDPLVIEVAKPELAKADEQMKRKVCTVKAEIPAVGVASLLCAAFATALQKNGTTVDGVFHGTFGRDPIEAGEKTVEDIWKILPYENGLVVADLTAAELVEIVAEDGGSRLLWPFEIELDGGKAKRFTLKGELVDGSKRYRVAFNTYDGQSGGRRLMKLNEILLRPESKRQEIDLGTRQALIDYLLDKGEI
- a CDS encoding metal-dependent hydrolase: MDSVTQAALGAVMGELVLGRQLGRRAIGWGALFGTLPDLDVIFSPVLDTARTLAFHRGISHSILLMVVVSVWLAKPLARRWKKDKVTPQRAGLFVFLAWSTHVLIDVFTTYGTKVFSPFSGYPASFDNLFIIDPVFTIPLVVAVVIGLFVKPKEWKKGKGLRSAWWCLGVSCFYVGLSFWAKYAVGKSIEGDLARRGVAWQRKMEAPTPFNIILWRAVIERPGEFWIGYRSIFDSSEVPVRWIVVPKGEDAMATHKEQREVRTVLNFSKGWWIARKVPGGVWIADLRFGEGRAWDDKGLALRPRFAWNFQAEDQKDRLHFRSPDARGGSEMLRRMVRRAMGETAAWESSTDAGPRLIGNPGQAAVYDPTAGAGLQEYLAEHR
- the rplT gene encoding 50S ribosomal protein L20 gives rise to the protein MPRATNSPASRARRKRVLHRAKGFRGFRSKLFRYAKDAVRKAMTYEYRDRKKRKGQFRRLWIQRISAATRNEGLTYSRFIEGLNAAGIEADRKILADIAVKDAAAFSAIIAQAKAALEKKAAA
- a CDS encoding ATP-binding protein, giving the protein MKRFWMRSLTGQWITLMLLALALSQVLFLAIYRGDQLRTVFLLRRDEFLARAASVARLLDAAEPTLHPGILDAANTVAVRYWVGSRPEGDPLAWEEQARARLMESTRPPPADDLPLQAGVKWETLPLEEWKGGSPAMLVHLPDWNGFGLATEIGEGRWLNAVYAKPGSPVGPPGSYYVSMAITAVLLCVVTALIANRVGRPLRRLTDAAEKLGRGEETDPLPEDGADDIRRTATAFNRMQSRLKRYVEDRTGMMAAISHDLRTPITSLRLQAEFVSDDETRDKLVATLDEMKAITEASLAFAREEAASEATRSVDMEALLESLCEDLSQLGWEVEFVGSEAMPWRCRPDSLRRALRNVIENAVRYGGEATVSMKLGANALEIFVDDDGPGISEADRERVFAPFVRLESSRNRATGGTGLGLPIARTILRNHGGDLVLANRKEGGLRAVLHLPRD
- the rpmI gene encoding 50S ribosomal protein L35, coding for MPRVSGKAKTRKAVAKRFKVTGTGKVLRRKQGARHLLQCKNRKRKRSLTSAALVSDADIKNVKENLPFH